The Daucus carota subsp. sativus chromosome 2, DH1 v3.0, whole genome shotgun sequence genome includes a window with the following:
- the LOC135150090 gene encoding uncharacterized protein LOC135150090 — protein sequence MREFNSIEQKHDESITEYLARFIRLAGFAGTSAGTAAQQAEKFKWGLKSSLRMSIISSRFQNVAEVADAAKDVEKERIDFRTNRSDSGRKRGRDDQLVTAQGRQGYGGQNSRYGQWRGQNQNRGGHTAHGQRQNQYSGQGQAQQGQTQQFQQQPRQWQNRQRGQGRYPAYGGNPNMIPVAPCATCGRHHPGRACYKQTGVCFSCGSMDHRLKDCPRNNGDGGSGSGGQPNQQNQQNPTGRVFALTSSQAATNPGSESGV from the coding sequence ATGAGAGAGTTTAATTCTATTGAGCAGAAGCATGATGAGAGTATCACTGAGTATCTTGCGAGATTTATCAGGTTGGCAGGATTTGCTGGGACTTCTGCAGGGACTGCAGCACAGCAGGCAGAAAAATTTAAATGGGGGCTGAAGTCGTCTCTTAGGATGTCTATCATTTCTTCCAGATTTCAGAATGTAGCAGAGGTGGCTGATGCAGCCAAGGATGTTGAGAAGGAGCGTATAGACTTCCGGACTAACAGATCTGACAGTGGTCGTAAGAGGGGTAGAGATGATCAGCTAGTCACAGCACAGGGTAGACAGGGGTATGGTGGTCAGAACAGTCGGTATGGACAGTGGCGTGGACAGAACCAGAATAGGGGAGGTCATACGGCTCATGGGCAGAGGCAGAATCAGTATAGTGGTCAGGGGCAGGCTCAGCAGGGGCAGACTCAGCAGTTTCAGCAGCAGCCTAGACAGTGGCAGAATCGTCAAAGGGGACAGGGACGTTATCCAGCGTATGGGGGTAACCCCAATATGATTCCGGTGGCTCCTTGTGCTACATGTGGTAGACACCATCCGGGCAGAGCTTGTTATAAACAGACTGGGGTATGTTTCTCGTGTGGTTCGATGGATCATAGGTTAAAGGACTGTCCACGTAATAATGGTGATGGAGGTAGTGGCAGTGGAGGTCAGCCGAATCAGCAGAATCAGCAGAATCCTACAGGCAGAGTCTTCGCATTGACTTCTTCTCAGGCAGCAACTAATCCAG